The following are encoded together in the Candidatus Methylomirabilis lanthanidiphila genome:
- a CDS encoding DNA polymerase III subunit gamma/tau, giving the protein MSYLVLARRWRPQNFDEVVGQRPVTQTLKNAIAKDRVAHALLFTGPRGVGKTTTARILAKALNCERGRTPDPCSECASCNAIAAGRSVECLEIDGASNRGIDEVRELREIVRYAPSRDKCKVIIIDEVHMLTEPAFNALLKTLEEPPPGVIFILATTHAHKIPPTILSRCQRHDFRRLGQAEILPRLEQIAREEGAAVSDGAMKAIARAAEGSLRDAQSLLDQAIAYSGDAVSEEDVAVVLGLVEGELLAQTTQAIIERDSSRALAVVESLSARGDDLQRFCQELLAHLRDVMVSKVSKDPTPLLQLSRVPPETVRSQAEAMTLADLETIFQVLSRAEFEMRRAPHPRFVLEMALVEATEARSLQTLETLLARLSSLETKLLAGRSVGPEPSALPLFTPTPAAPSSTPRPLIEAPPPPPVDRATGPQEGWGRITRLLERQKRSLAALLAEPKDVTLEGDRLIVTLQNGTAFARSTLDNPEHRRLVAEAAAEAFARPLKVEYRFQGASSAPAGSGMVGLTADGSTQLTSSQGGPRQPTRSGGAPREPRDPQPRAVPESRMAPSDQEALRRHPMVRRAVELFDGQVVRVRAKQPK; this is encoded by the coding sequence ATGTCATACTTGGTGCTCGCCAGGCGATGGCGACCCCAGAACTTCGATGAGGTGGTGGGACAGCGGCCGGTCACCCAGACGCTGAAAAACGCCATCGCGAAAGACCGCGTCGCGCACGCCCTGCTCTTTACAGGCCCGCGCGGGGTTGGAAAGACGACGACCGCCCGTATCCTCGCGAAGGCGCTGAACTGTGAGCGAGGCCGTACGCCCGATCCCTGCAGCGAGTGCGCAAGTTGCAATGCGATTGCAGCAGGCCGCTCCGTCGAATGCCTGGAGATCGACGGCGCCTCCAATCGGGGGATCGACGAGGTCCGTGAGCTGCGCGAGATCGTACGATATGCGCCATCGCGCGATAAGTGCAAGGTCATCATCATTGATGAAGTCCATATGCTGACCGAGCCGGCCTTCAATGCGTTGCTGAAAACGCTCGAAGAGCCGCCGCCCGGGGTCATCTTCATCCTGGCGACCACGCATGCGCACAAAATCCCGCCCACCATCCTCTCGCGTTGCCAGCGCCACGACTTTCGACGCCTGGGGCAGGCAGAGATCCTTCCGCGGCTTGAGCAGATCGCTCGCGAGGAAGGGGCTGCCGTGTCGGACGGCGCCATGAAGGCGATTGCCCGCGCCGCAGAGGGCAGCCTCAGAGACGCCCAAAGCCTGCTGGATCAGGCCATCGCCTATAGCGGCGACGCGGTGAGCGAGGAGGACGTCGCGGTCGTGCTGGGGCTGGTGGAAGGCGAGCTGTTGGCGCAGACGACCCAGGCAATCATCGAGCGTGACAGCAGCCGCGCCCTGGCGGTCGTTGAGTCGCTCAGCGCGCGCGGGGACGATCTGCAGCGATTCTGCCAGGAGTTGCTCGCCCACCTGCGCGATGTGATGGTCTCGAAAGTGAGTAAGGACCCCACCCCACTGCTCCAGTTGAGCCGCGTGCCGCCGGAAACGGTTCGCTCGCAGGCCGAGGCGATGACGCTCGCCGATCTCGAGACGATCTTTCAGGTCCTCAGCCGGGCAGAGTTCGAGATGCGGCGCGCGCCGCATCCGCGGTTTGTTCTGGAGATGGCGCTGGTCGAGGCGACAGAGGCTCGGTCGTTACAAACCCTTGAGACGCTTCTGGCGCGTCTGTCCTCCCTGGAGACGAAGTTGCTGGCCGGGCGGAGCGTTGGTCCGGAGCCCTCGGCGCTCCCCCTATTCACGCCTACCCCTGCGGCGCCATCCTCCACCCCCAGACCCCTGATCGAAGCGCCGCCGCCCCCTCCAGTCGATCGCGCCACGGGTCCGCAGGAAGGCTGGGGCCGCATCACGCGGCTGCTGGAACGGCAGAAGAGATCGCTCGCCGCGTTGCTCGCCGAGCCGAAGGACGTCACGCTCGAGGGCGACCGGCTCATTGTCACGCTGCAAAACGGGACCGCCTTTGCGCGATCAACGTTGGATAATCCTGAACACCGACGCCTCGTGGCTGAAGCCGCGGCCGAAGCCTTTGCGCGGCCCTTGAAGGTCGAGTATCGATTCCAGGGCGCGAGCTCTGCGCCCGCAGGGAGCGGCATGGTCGGACTCACCGCAGACGGTTCGACGCAACTGACCTCGAGTCAGGGCGGGCCGCGTCAGCCGACGCGTTCCGGCGGGGCTCCCCGCGAGCCGCGCGACCCGCAGCCGAGAGCTGTCCCGGAGTCGCGGATGGCGCCGTCTGATCAGGAGGCGCTGCGACGTCATCCGATGGTACGCCGAGCCGTGGAGTTGTTTGACGGCCAAGTCGTTCGAGTCAGGGCGAAACAGCCCAAATAG
- a CDS encoding Nucleoid-associated protein, whose product MKNLGNLMKQAQRMKAEAERIQAEVATKRVEGTAGGGMVTVVCSGQSEVVSVKIDPEVAGPEELEMLQDLVVAATNEALRKARELMSQEMGRLTGGLGLPPGLV is encoded by the coding sequence ATGAAGAACCTCGGGAACTTGATGAAGCAGGCGCAGCGAATGAAGGCGGAGGCGGAACGGATTCAGGCGGAGGTGGCGACGAAACGGGTTGAAGGGACAGCCGGCGGCGGGATGGTCACGGTGGTCTGTAGCGGTCAGAGTGAAGTCGTCTCGGTGAAGATCGACCCGGAGGTTGCCGGCCCGGAGGAACTGGAGATGCTGCAAGACCTTGTGGTGGCGGCGACGAATGAGGCGCTCCGAAAGGCTCGCGAGCTGATGAGCCAGGAGATGGGGCGGCTGACCGGCGGGCTGGGACTCCCCCCCGGGTTGGTGTAG
- a CDS encoding recombinase RecR, translating into MSRYAPTLVRLIGELVRLPGIGPKTAQRLTFHLLKTGREEALALAQAIVELKERIRSCAVCYNISEGEQCPICADPTRDGSVLCVVEEANDLWAIEKTATFKGRYHVLGGSLSPLEGRGPDQLTAKALLQRLEGGEVKEVILATNPNVEGEATAMYLSRLLKPLAVRATRIARGLPMGSDLEYADEVTLSKALEGRRDV; encoded by the coding sequence GTGTCCCGGTATGCCCCTACCCTGGTCCGGTTGATCGGCGAACTGGTCCGTCTTCCCGGTATCGGTCCCAAGACCGCCCAGCGCCTGACGTTTCACCTGCTTAAAACCGGCAGGGAGGAGGCGCTCGCGTTAGCCCAGGCGATTGTCGAGCTGAAGGAACGGATCCGGAGCTGCGCAGTCTGCTACAACATCTCTGAAGGCGAGCAGTGTCCCATCTGCGCCGACCCGACCCGAGACGGATCGGTGTTGTGCGTGGTGGAAGAGGCGAACGACCTCTGGGCCATCGAAAAGACCGCAACCTTCAAGGGGCGGTACCACGTGCTGGGAGGATCGCTGTCGCCGCTGGAAGGGCGGGGCCCGGACCAGCTCACCGCCAAGGCCCTGTTGCAACGCCTGGAGGGAGGAGAGGTCAAGGAGGTCATCCTGGCCACGAATCCGAACGTCGAGGGGGAGGCGACGGCGATGTACCTCTCGCGCCTGTTGAAGCCGTTAGCCGTCCGGGCGACCCGCATCGCTCGCGGCCTGCCGATGGGCAGCGACCTGGAGTATGCCGACGAGGTGACGCTGTCCAAGGCGTTGGAGGGACGACGGGATGTCTGA
- a CDS encoding ADP-L-glycero-D-manno-heptose-6-epimerase: protein MRIGHQRGEKEKRGAGKAKTQNPKRETLNMKRALITGGAGFIGSNLALELESRYPDIRVTVIDDFRSGEFSNLVGFRGDLVAQDLASFDLLDRFQPGEFQVIFHLASITDTTVTDARQMIWSNVEGFRRVAEFAHQSKTPLIYASSAAVYGVCRSGRMREDQAARPANVYGFSKVLLENLARRLNDAPGGSRIVGLRYFNVYGQGEAHKGAAASMIYQLAEQIRAGKRPRVFKYGEQARDFVYVKDVVEATLLAAGARRSGVYNVGSGRSTTFNEVILLLNKALETDHDPDYFDNPYPFYQPHTEADVSLAQAELGYAPKYPIDRGIAEYAQQFMVTGMGPDNESAA from the coding sequence GTGCGAATCGGCCATCAAAGGGGCGAAAAAGAAAAGCGTGGCGCTGGGAAGGCTAAAACCCAGAACCCGAAACGCGAAACTCTAAATATGAAACGTGCTTTGATCACGGGTGGCGCAGGTTTTATCGGGTCGAATCTGGCCCTGGAGCTGGAGAGCCGATATCCGGACATCCGGGTAACCGTCATCGATGATTTCCGCTCCGGCGAGTTCAGCAATCTGGTCGGATTTCGGGGCGACTTGGTGGCCCAGGATCTCGCGTCATTCGACCTCCTTGACCGATTTCAGCCGGGTGAATTCCAGGTAATTTTTCACTTGGCTTCAATCACCGATACAACCGTCACCGACGCGCGGCAGATGATCTGGAGTAACGTGGAAGGCTTTCGGCGGGTAGCGGAGTTTGCGCACCAAAGCAAGACACCCCTGATCTATGCCTCCTCGGCCGCCGTCTATGGCGTCTGCCGCTCGGGGCGGATGCGGGAGGATCAGGCTGCCCGCCCCGCCAACGTGTATGGCTTTTCCAAGGTGCTTCTAGAGAACCTGGCCAGGCGATTGAATGATGCCCCGGGGGGCTCCAGGATTGTCGGGCTCCGGTACTTCAATGTGTACGGGCAGGGCGAAGCCCACAAGGGGGCTGCAGCCAGCATGATCTATCAGTTAGCAGAGCAGATTCGCGCGGGCAAGCGGCCGCGGGTCTTCAAGTACGGTGAGCAGGCGCGCGACTTTGTATATGTCAAAGACGTTGTGGAGGCGACGTTGCTGGCCGCAGGGGCTCGTCGCAGCGGCGTGTATAACGTCGGCTCCGGGCGTTCCACGACGTTTAATGAGGTCATCTTGCTCCTGAACAAGGCCCTCGAGACCGACCATGATCCCGACTATTTTGACAACCCGTACCCATTCTATCAGCCGCATACCGAGGCCGATGTAAGCCTCGCGCAAGCGGAGTTGGGATACGCCCCCAAGTATCCGATCGATCGAGGGATTGCAGAATACGCTCAGCAGTTCATGGTTACCGGCATGGGGCCGGATAATGAGTCAGCAGCATGA
- a CDS encoding seryl-tRNA synthetase, which produces MLDLRYVRDNVELVRERLAARGAAPFILDEFVQLDAERRTVLIEAETLRQRRNELSKKVGELKRQGVSASEIVAQVAADGPLLDGLEKQLKEKEATLREAALFLPNLPHPSVPIGKSADDNVEVRRWGSPRQFDFEPKSHWELGEALGILDFERAAIIAQSRFAVLKGVGARLERALIGFMLDLHGKEHGYTEVLPPLLVNADAMRGTGQLPKFSEELFKTKDEGLYMIPTAEVPVTNLHREEILPPGTLPLSYVAYTPCFRREAGSYGKDTRGLMRQHQFNKVELVRFAEPERSYDTLEEMVRHAEAVLQRLGLPYRVVALCTADLGFAAAKTYDIELWIPSQGTYREVSSLSNCEAFQARRANIRYRPAAKAAPQFVHTLNGSGVAVGRTWLAILENFQEADGSVIIPEALQPYMGGLGRIS; this is translated from the coding sequence GTGCTGGACCTGAGATATGTTCGTGACAATGTCGAACTGGTGCGCGAGCGGCTTGCAGCCAGGGGCGCTGCGCCCTTTATCCTTGACGAGTTTGTTCAGCTCGATGCTGAGCGACGGACCGTGCTGATCGAGGCGGAAACGCTCAGACAGAGACGCAATGAGCTGTCGAAGAAGGTTGGCGAGCTCAAGCGACAAGGCGTAAGCGCAAGCGAGATTGTTGCGCAGGTGGCCGCAGACGGACCGCTGCTCGACGGTCTGGAAAAACAACTCAAGGAGAAGGAGGCGACCCTACGGGAGGCCGCGCTGTTTCTCCCCAACCTGCCGCATCCATCGGTTCCGATCGGGAAATCGGCCGACGACAATGTTGAGGTCAGGCGGTGGGGCAGCCCGCGCCAGTTTGACTTCGAGCCGAAATCCCACTGGGAGCTCGGGGAAGCGTTGGGGATCCTGGACTTCGAGCGGGCGGCCATCATTGCGCAATCGCGCTTTGCCGTCCTGAAGGGGGTTGGGGCCAGGCTTGAGCGCGCGCTGATCGGCTTCATGCTGGACCTGCACGGCAAGGAGCACGGCTACACAGAAGTTCTCCCGCCGTTGTTGGTGAACGCCGACGCCATGCGGGGGACAGGCCAGCTTCCCAAGTTCAGCGAGGAGCTGTTCAAGACCAAGGACGAGGGGCTGTATATGATTCCGACGGCGGAGGTTCCGGTGACCAATCTTCACCGCGAGGAGATCCTGCCGCCCGGAACGCTGCCTCTTTCCTATGTCGCCTACACCCCGTGCTTTCGGCGGGAGGCAGGCTCCTACGGTAAAGACACGCGGGGCCTCATGCGGCAGCACCAGTTCAATAAGGTGGAGCTGGTGAGGTTTGCGGAGCCCGAGCGCTCGTACGACACATTGGAGGAGATGGTCCGGCATGCGGAGGCGGTCTTGCAGCGGCTGGGCCTGCCGTACCGGGTGGTGGCGCTCTGTACGGCCGATCTGGGGTTTGCGGCCGCCAAGACCTATGACATCGAGCTCTGGATCCCAAGCCAAGGGACCTATCGGGAGGTCTCGTCGCTCAGCAACTGCGAGGCGTTTCAGGCGAGGCGGGCCAATATTCGTTACCGGCCCGCGGCGAAGGCGGCGCCGCAGTTTGTCCACACGCTGAATGGCTCAGGGGTCGCGGTGGGACGGACCTGGCTGGCGATCCTGGAGAACTTCCAGGAGGCCGATGGCAGCGTGATCATCCCGGAGGCGCTCCAGCCGTATATGGGCGGTCTGGGGCGGATCAGTTAA
- a CDS encoding SpoVT / AbrB like domain protein, whose translation MPAVKLGVSRQVAIPKKIHDALGLAPGDYLEVELKAGKVVLTPKALVDKEIERRLAEGLEDIKKGRGIGPFSSAKEAIRALHQEAKKLKKE comes from the coding sequence ATGCCAGCGGTGAAGCTTGGGGTGAGCCGGCAAGTGGCGATCCCAAAGAAGATCCATGACGCGCTGGGACTTGCCCCCGGCGATTACCTGGAGGTCGAACTCAAGGCAGGGAAGGTTGTTCTCACACCCAAGGCCCTGGTTGACAAGGAGATCGAGCGCCGCCTTGCCGAAGGCCTCGAGGACATCAAAAAGGGGCGGGGCATCGGCCCCTTCTCATCTGCGAAGGAGGCGATCCGCGCGCTCCACCAGGAGGCTAAGAAGCTGAAGAAAGAGTGA
- a CDS encoding DNA gyrase subunit A, producing MPDEQQHIGLNRVGEVRPTDIHEEMRRSYMDYAMSVIIGRALPDVRDGLKPVHRRVLYAMQELGLTAGRPYKKAARVVGEVLGKYHPHGDTAVYDTIVRLVQDFSMRYPLIGGQGNFGSVDGDAPAAMRYTEVRLAKIALEMLRDIDKETVDFAPNFDETLEEPTLLPAALPNLLVNGSSGIAVGMATNIPPHNLGETVDALLILLEDPDATSDRLMAVLPGPDFPTGAYIYGRTGIRDAYLTGRGLIRMRAKAFVEKSRGAREAIIVSELPYQVNKAKLIERIAELIRDRKIEGIADLRDESDREGMRMVIELKKEQPAPPVINQLFKHTAMQSTFGVIMLALVEGQPKVLALKEALLHFIEHRKTIVIRRTRFDLRKAEERAHILEGYRIALDHLDEVIALIRRSRSADDARTGLMEQFGMSQLQAQAILELRLQRLTQLERQKIQDEYSETIAAIERYRAILASEALVREIIKEELLAVKETYGDPRRTQILEETAEIELEDMLADEEMVIPITHGGYIKRSNLNVYRSQRRGGKGMSGMATKEEDYVEHLFVATTHSHLLLFTNQGKVHWLKVHELPQLGHAAKGKALANFLQLGTGEQLATVIPIRQFEVDRYLLMATKRGIIKKTELNAYGHPRAGGIIAITLDEGDELIAVRLTKGDDEILLGTKQGMAIRFKEDEVRSAGRAARGVKGISLEASDEVVGTEVVAQGAAVLTVTERGYGKRTELEEYRLQSRGGKGIINIRVTDRNGPAVGVMLVQPGDQIMMISQEGRITRMRVDEISLIGRATQGVRLQGLELSDRVGAVTRLVSDDEGDEGAEGLPAPPEPEEGAGPLDEA from the coding sequence ATGCCTGATGAGCAGCAGCACATTGGGTTAAATCGGGTGGGCGAGGTGCGACCGACGGACATCCACGAAGAGATGCGCCGGTCCTACATGGACTACGCCATGAGTGTCATCATCGGCCGGGCCCTGCCCGATGTGCGGGATGGACTCAAACCCGTCCACCGCAGGGTGCTCTATGCCATGCAGGAGCTTGGACTGACGGCAGGCAGGCCCTACAAGAAGGCGGCGCGCGTCGTCGGTGAGGTCCTGGGAAAGTACCATCCTCACGGCGATACGGCGGTCTATGACACGATTGTCCGGCTGGTCCAGGACTTTTCGATGCGATATCCCCTGATCGGCGGCCAGGGCAACTTCGGCTCGGTGGATGGGGACGCGCCGGCGGCGATGCGCTACACCGAGGTGCGGCTGGCAAAGATCGCCCTGGAGATGCTCCGGGACATCGACAAGGAGACCGTCGACTTCGCGCCCAACTTTGATGAGACGCTTGAGGAGCCGACGCTGTTGCCGGCGGCGCTGCCGAACCTGCTGGTCAACGGCTCTTCGGGGATCGCTGTCGGGATGGCTACCAACATCCCGCCCCACAACCTTGGCGAGACGGTGGATGCCCTGCTGATCCTGCTGGAGGATCCGGACGCGACGTCGGATCGGTTGATGGCCGTGCTGCCGGGTCCGGACTTTCCAACGGGCGCCTATATCTATGGCCGGACCGGGATTCGGGATGCCTATCTGACAGGCCGGGGCCTGATCCGGATGCGCGCGAAGGCGTTTGTGGAAAAAAGCCGGGGCGCCCGCGAGGCCATCATTGTGTCGGAGCTGCCGTATCAGGTGAATAAGGCCAAGCTGATCGAGCGGATTGCCGAACTGATTCGAGACCGGAAGATCGAGGGGATCGCGGACCTTCGGGATGAGTCGGATCGGGAGGGGATGCGAATGGTGATCGAGCTCAAAAAGGAGCAGCCGGCCCCCCCAGTCATCAACCAGCTCTTTAAGCACACCGCGATGCAATCCACCTTCGGCGTCATCATGCTTGCCCTCGTCGAGGGCCAACCGAAGGTTTTGGCGCTGAAGGAAGCGCTCCTGCACTTCATCGAACACCGGAAGACCATCGTCATCCGGCGGACCCGCTTCGATCTTCGGAAGGCCGAGGAACGCGCCCATATCCTGGAGGGGTATCGGATCGCGCTGGACCACCTGGATGAGGTCATCGCCCTGATCCGAAGGTCCCGCTCGGCGGATGACGCCCGCACCGGATTGATGGAGCAGTTCGGCATGAGCCAGCTCCAGGCACAGGCGATCCTGGAGCTGCGCCTGCAGCGCCTGACCCAGCTTGAGCGGCAAAAGATTCAGGACGAGTACAGCGAGACCATCGCGGCCATCGAACGGTACCGCGCCATACTGGCCAGCGAGGCCCTGGTGCGCGAGATCATCAAGGAAGAGTTGCTGGCCGTGAAGGAGACCTACGGCGACCCGCGCCGCACGCAGATCCTGGAAGAAACCGCCGAGATCGAGCTGGAAGACATGCTGGCCGACGAGGAGATGGTGATCCCCATTACACACGGCGGGTATATCAAGCGGAGCAACCTCAACGTCTATCGGAGCCAGCGCCGCGGCGGCAAGGGGATGAGCGGGATGGCGACCAAGGAGGAGGACTATGTGGAGCACCTCTTTGTTGCTACGACCCACAGCCACCTCCTCCTCTTTACGAATCAGGGGAAGGTGCACTGGCTCAAGGTGCATGAGCTGCCCCAGCTCGGGCACGCGGCGAAGGGGAAAGCCCTTGCGAACTTCTTGCAGCTCGGGACCGGGGAACAGCTCGCGACTGTCATCCCGATTCGCCAGTTCGAGGTCGATCGCTACCTGCTGATGGCGACCAAGCGCGGGATCATCAAGAAGACCGAGCTGAACGCCTACGGCCATCCCCGCGCAGGCGGTATCATCGCCATCACGCTGGATGAGGGGGACGAGTTAATCGCGGTCCGATTGACCAAGGGGGACGATGAGATCCTGCTCGGCACCAAGCAGGGAATGGCGATCCGCTTCAAGGAGGATGAGGTGCGGTCGGCTGGGCGCGCGGCCCGCGGCGTCAAGGGGATCTCGCTGGAGGCAAGCGACGAGGTGGTTGGGACCGAGGTGGTCGCCCAGGGCGCGGCGGTGCTCACCGTGACGGAGCGGGGGTACGGCAAGCGGACCGAGTTGGAGGAGTATCGGCTGCAGAGCCGGGGCGGCAAGGGAATCATCAACATTCGGGTGACCGACCGAAACGGCCCCGCGGTCGGGGTCATGCTGGTGCAACCCGGCGATCAGATCATGATGATCTCTCAAGAGGGGCGGATCACCAGGATGCGGGTAGACGAGATCAGCCTCATCGGGCGAGCGACCCAGGGGGTGCGGCTTCAGGGGCTGGAGTTGAGCGATCGTGTGGGCGCCGTGACACGACTGGTCAGCGATGACGAGGGCGATGAGGGGGCGGAGGGGCTGCCTGCCCCGCCTGAACCGGAAGAGGGGGCGGGTCCACTCGACGAGGCTTGA